A single genomic interval of Dysidea avara chromosome 6, odDysAvar1.4, whole genome shotgun sequence harbors:
- the LOC136257317 gene encoding proto-oncogene tyrosine-protein kinase ROS-like isoform X2, which produces MLLLIKMYCLKFPITCLLILTSLDFFVSRCSAQQCQEECTNNTSGWSSLLLTTLLDNRSVMVNWQPNTTDDLYIVQYQLNGSVNYTMSYPVNATTYTITELTGESLYEVRVCLDDELLNCGNCELCFTTPTFVPSQIEQSSVSVYKMERNSNQLSVLFTWAGLNLEQAGGVLLRYVVSIYITHPNTGRRTFNKINVSADDVLLVLPDLPANQEYSFTVRGVNRAGSGEESEEITFNTNASQPPMELLATGPGGVVNIIRNVNQSNTEEAGFGNVFTTDNRNYTVYYTDCSKVLATSLRNPQHTRLIANTMIGEDNVVDITFNWVTRVLYLAVNDNGTFSIWSLPIDNSVFDVVYTVGSLSNDSVVSITIAPFTGLLYWIEASDSFSTLNQLDLISETVDQLYNSNSVKRNVMCMGGIGSQQLTAALTYDPITDRIWVSTVTTGHIWSCDLTGCNCTVEVNATTLVAATNGASVMSDVGLPANSISLDNVNIYWSSSSGVFSVPRDDTTTLSQLSNTTTSSLVTIDPGQQPLPERTCLYPALDTTVQPQAECINATNSTLLLRWSTPRITEQCRNQIVTYPTINYTVMYRKISSMDSYSTVTTFDEMIKLTDLKPFTEYLTEVLAGNIYTGDVSGVQLIRMKCTTQPNVLPGPVVDVKVFPQQTSLNVTWKPPLFTMDEAGRNLMYRLLLQPRDKSITIIANTSDTHLQFINLQPSTHYIITISPDVLGAVITPAHFFTQTFDIVSDPASVIIASDVGIYSNPVNDIRTTNLITNDNTTGVAYDSHRNIFYWAIDGGATRLQQLTFGATALSELSLVANPSSVALDYIGQRLYWIENSNTINFLPLATNISLPTQLVADEDITDIAVDSPNGLLFWAHNGQQSRGISAVKLNGLGGRIMCTSGTSVQYLAIALDTVTMRIFWITEMEGSFELGVAHYDYKSGSCFNIAHTIINIGLTIDNLFARLSMTYVVGSLFFTSSAQANTVYIGPSNFSSAPANYQLAFGCYNVYSGSSNAEIRAITSNQTSQQFLPDGMDLGDIVEPPAPRNLRLDNSSTPTLINITWDRSEGISPAIVAYQLTYSLSRLNGSSSSDEVLTSDNYYVLENQSPETTLNISVRAFTRWYSSGTTEQTNVISPSRLPSQIEQSSVSVYRMERNSEQLSVLFTWAGLNLEQAGGVLLRYVVTLNQNGSMFDKIEVGADDVLLVLSDLTPNQEYSFTVRGVNRAGSGEESEEITFNTNAPQPPMELLATGPGGVVNIIRNVNQSNTEEAGFGEIFAVSNYTVYYVESSTVFGMPLRNPQHAFLLSGMAKSLGDVLDVTYDWITRVLYISVATLMVETDNSSRTLNFWRLPIDNPVFEPVYTSGVLFNDSVISMTVVPFRGYLYWIEARELSSTLNQLNLLTGNATQLYNSNSVKRNVMCMGGIGVQQLTAALTYDPIFDHIWVSADQTGHIWSCDLTGCNCTVEVNATTLVAATNGASVMSDVGLPANSISLDNVNIYWSSSSGVFSVPRDDTTTLSQLSNTTTSSLVTIDPGQQPLPERGDCLFPQIIPSVQPQAECFNATNSTIFLRWFAPNISMECMDQLVAFPTLNYEVTYQIGSMGISMMEMTFDRAVQLTGLYAFTEYRIEIRARNLFTVEGRRRPQRVSCFTMMGMPSMVRNLNVTAHGTELLFVTWTRPLVNGSDDAVLSYTILVDGQLLALNNDSNTSIPITDLSPNTSYTIKVFANNSQAVGEAVQVVGTTWPLPPIPVVIESQNTSIKIRIPLTDIYEPLENLSLIVTSLLDGEVVVNDSIPIEEPLQPHIRTIISLTPNTQYAIRTYANYMMTGYNADELLSIFSNLTTAHTLDGVPDVPVVRLVNSSVIIWNRPTDNGEEITNYVIRIISDGVVNMTNLSALADIVTYDLMSLMLPNGLRANISVRAINSIGSSEYSDPVPFMIPSPQSSSSSSRISGGVMAGIIIACILAGIFLIVLIMVLFTACCCRSRSTKMDFYDFRVDLPYNNELRVLRMSQMRMANNDLYMCDYSEEDLETLRQFPCEKITLDKELGRGAFGEVWAGTAEDIMGPGSGTHHVALKMLQKNAAEVDKRSFLSEALVMSNFSHPNVLPVLGVCLDSNPFFLILELMEAGDLLAFLRGARQENGPPLLTLPELVKIALDVANGARYLETQHFVHRDLAARNCLVSSKGPDRVVKIGDFGLARDVYHSDYYRKEGQGLLPVRWMAPESLLDGKFTVDSDIWSYGILLWEITTLGRQPYPARSNQEVFQFVIAGGRCDRPDNCHPKLWWLMKNCWAHRPEDRPRFRTTVDTLTRLHDRLTREGSMISDQLYSEEESEEDYEYGDDQSTTNMTYRNTVSSGRSLRSSIRSGASFIATGIATLTRSSRLMNSIRHRASLHQCAPNGIIIQNSTDNLLESKDQNGFREVGPF; this is translated from the exons ATGTTGTTATTGATAAAGATGTATTGTTTGAAGTTTCCgataacttgtttgttaattctCACCAGCTTGGACTTCTTTGTATCACGATGTAGCGCTCAGCAG TGTCAAGAAGAATGTACTAACAATACTAGTGGCTGGAGTTCACTATTACTAACAACATTACTAGATAATAGAAGTGTGATGGTCAACTGGCAACCTAACACAACTGATGACCTATACATTGTACAGTATCAACTTAATGGATCAGTCAATTATACCATGTCATATCCA GTTAATGCCACTACCTACACCATCACTGAGCTAACAGGAGAATCACTTTATGAg GTGAGGGTTTGCTTAGATGACGAGCTACTGAACTGTGGAAACTGTGAACTGTGCTTCACCACACCAACATTTG TACCAAGTCAGATAGAACAGAGTAGTGTGTCAGTGTATAAGATGGAGAGAAACTCTAATCAGTTATCAGTATTGTTTACATGGGCTGGACTAAACCTTGAACAAGCTGGAGGAGTGTTGCTCCGTTATGTTGTCTCTATCTACATCACTCATCCCAACACTGGTAGAAGAACG TTCAATAAGATTAACGTCAGTGCAGATGATGTCCTATTGGTGCTACCTGACCTTCCCGCTAACCAGGAGTATTCATTTACTGTAAGAGGTGTTAATAGGGCTGGTAGTGGTGAAGAATCAGAAGAGATCACATTCAATACTAATG CTTCACAACCACCAATGGAGCTACTAGCCACAGGCCCAGGTGGAGTAGTTAACATTATCAGAAATGTTAACCAGTCAAATACAGAGGAGGCTGGTTTTGGCAATGTGTTTACTACTGATAATCGTAACTATACTGTGTATTACACTGACTGTAGTAAAGTACTTGCAACATCTTTGAGAAATCCTCAGCACACTAGA TTGATAGCTAACACAATGATAGGGGAAGACAATGTGGTGGATATCACATTTAACTGGGTCACTAGAGTGTTATACCTTGCTGTTAATGACAATGGAACATTCAGTATATGGAGTCTACCTATTGATAATTCAGTATTTGATGTAGTGTACACAGTTGGATCATTATCTAATGATAGTGTTGTTAGTATCACTATTGCTCCATTTACAGG CTTGTTGTACTGGATAGAGGCTAGTGACTCATTTAGTACATTAAACCAGTTGGACCTCATCAGTGAAACAGTTGATCAGCTCTACAATTCCAACTCTGTTAAGAGAAATGTGATGTGTATGGGTGGGATAGGTTCACAACAGTTGACAGCTGCACTAACATATGATCCGATCACTGACCGTATATGGGTGTCTACTGTTACGACTGGTCATATCTGGTCATGTGATCTGACAGGATGTAACTGTACAGTAGAGGTGAATGCTACAACACTAGTAGCTGCTACCAATGGAGCTAGTGTAATGAGTGATGTTG GTCTACCAGCTAATAGTATATCACTGGATAATGTTAACATTTACTGGAGTAGTAGTAGTGGAGTGTTCTCTGTTCCCAGAGATGACACTACAACATTGTCACAGTTATCAAACACTACTACTAGTTCACTAGTCACTATTGATCCTGGACAACAACCTCTACCAG AGAGGACTTGTTTATACCCAGCACTTGACACCACTGTCCAGCCACAAGCAGAATGTATTAATGCTACTAATTCTACTCTATTGCTGAGGTGGTCTACTCCTAGGATTACAGAACAATGTAGGAATCAGATAGTGACTtatccaactatcaattacacTGTAATGTATCGCAAGATCTCCAGTATGGATTCATACTCCACA GTGACCACATTTGACGAGATGATAAAGTTAACTGACCTCAAGCCATTCACAGAATACCTGACTGAAGTACTAGCTGGTAACATATACACTGGTGATGTGTCTGGTGTTCAACTGATCAGGATGAAGTGTACCACTCAACCTAATG TATTACCTGGACCTGTGGTGGATGTTAAAGTGTTTCCACAACAAACATCTCTCAATGTTACATGGAAACCTCCACTGTTTACTATGGATGAGGCTG GAAGGAACTTGATGTACCGATTGTTACTACAACCACGTGACAAGAGCATCACCATCATAGCTAACACCAGTGACACTCATTTGCAGTTCATCAACCTCCAGCCCAGCACTCATTATATCATTACCATATCTCCTGATGTACTAGGAGCAGTGATCACTCCTGCCCACTTCTTTACACAAACGTTTGACATTG TTTCTGATCCAGCCAGTGTGATAATAGCTAGTGATGTTGGTATATACAGTAATCCAGTTAATGATATTAGAACTACTAACCTTATCACTAATGATAATACTACTG GTGTAGCCTATGACTCTCACCGTAACATCTTCTATTGGGCCATTGATGGAGGAGCTACCAGACTTCAACAATTGACATTCGGAGCTACTGCACTATCAGAATTGTCATTGGTAGCTAATCCAAGTAGTGTAGCTTTGGACTATATTGGCCAAAGATTGTATTGGATAGAGAACAGTAATACA ATCAACTTTTTACCGCTTGCAACAAACATCAGCTTACCGACTCAACTAGTCGCTGATGAGGATATTACTGACATAGCAGTAGACTCCCCCAATGG GCTACTGTTCTGGGCTCACAATGGACAACAGTCAAGAGGTATTAGTGCAGTGAAACTTAATGGACTGGGTGGTAGGATAATGTGTACCAGTGGAACATCAGTACAATATCTTGCTATTGCACTGGACACTGTCACTATGAGGATATTCTGGATCACAGAAATGGAAGGAAGTTTTGAACTGGGAGTGGCACATTATGACTATAAGAGTGGATCTTGTTTTAACATTGCtcatacaataattaatattgGACTGACAATTGACAA tttATTTGCTAGATTATCGATGACTTATGTGGTGGGTAGCTTGTTCTTCACTTCGTCAGCTCAAgctaatacagtgtatattggaCCATCCAATTTCTCATCAGCTCCAGCTAACTACCAGCTAGCGTTTGGTTGTTATAATGTGTACAGTGGTTCTAGCAATGCTGAAATTAGAGCAATTACCAGCAACCAAACTTCACAACAATTTCTACCAG ATGGTATGGATTTGGGCGACATTGTGGAACCACCAGCTCCTCGTAATCTTAGACTTGATAACAGCTCAACTCCTACTTTGATCAACATCACATGGGATCGGTCTGAAGGGATATCCCCTGCCATTGTTGCGTACCAATTGACGTACTCATTGTCCAGATTAAATGGGAGTAGTAGTAGTGATGAAGTGCTG ACCAGTGACAATTACTATGTACTGGAGAACCAGTCACCAGAGACTACACTGAATATATCAGTTAGAGCATTCACCAGGTGGTACTCCTCTGGTACTACTGAACAAACTAATGTGATATCTCCTAGTAGAT TACCAAGTCAGATAGAACAGAGTAGCGTGTCGGTGTACAGGATGGAGAGAAACTCTGAACAGTTATCAGTATTGTTTACATGGGCTGGACTAAACCTTGAACAAGCTGGGGGAGTGTTGCTTCGTTATGTTGTCACCCTCAATCAAAATGGAAGCATG TTTGACAAAATTGAAGTTGGAGCAGATGATGTCCTACTGGTGTTATCTGACTTAACTCCTAACCAGGAGTATTCATTTACTGTAAGAGGTGTTAATAGGGCTGGTAGTGGTGAAGAATCAGAAGAGATCACATTCAATACTAATG CTCCACAACCACCAATGGAACTACTAGCCACAGGCCCAGGTGGAGTAGTTAACATTATCAGAAATGTTAACCAGTCAAATACAGAAGAGGCTGGTTTTGGTGAAATCTTTGCAGTTAGCAACTACACTGTGTACTATGTTGAGTCTAGTACAGTGTTTGGAATGCCCTTGAGAAATCCTCAACATGCTTTT TTGCTATCTGGTATGGCAAAAAGTCTTGGAGATGTTCTTGATGTTACATACGACTGGATCACCAGGGTATTGTATATATCTGTTGCTACACTGATGGTGGAGACGGACAATAGTAGTAGAACTCTAAACTTCTGGAGGCTACCAATTGATAATCCAGTGTTTGAACCAGTATATACCTCTGGAGTGTTGTTCAATGATAGTGTCATTAGTATGACTGTTGTGCCATTCAGAGG GTATCTGTACTGGATAGAAGCTAGAGAATTATCTAGTACTCTCAATCAACTTAATCTTCTAACTGGAAATGCTACTCAACTCTACAATTCCAACTCTGTTAAGAGAAATGTGATGTGTATGGGTGGGATAGGTGTACAACAGTTGACAGCTGCACTAACATATGATCCGATCTTTGACCATATATGGGTGTCTGCTGATCAAACTGGTCATATCTGGTCATGTGATCTGACAGGATGTAACTGTACAGTAGAGGTGAATGCTACAACACTAGTAGCTGCTACCAATGGAGCTAGTGTAATGAGTGATGTTG GTCTACCAGCTAATAGTATATCACTGGATAATGTTAACATTTACTGGAGTAGTAGTAGTGGAGTGTTCTCTGTTCCCAGAGATGACACTACAACATTGTCACAGTTATCAAACACTACTACTAGTTCACTAGTCACTATTGATCCTGGACAACAACCTCTACCAG AAAGAGGAGATTGTTTATTCCCACAAATCATTCCCAGTGTGCAGCCACAAGCAGAATGTTTTAATGCTACCAATTCCACAATATTCTTGAGGTGGTTTGCTCCTAACATTTCAATGGAATGTATGGACCAGTTAGTAGCATTTCCCACTCTCAACTATGAGGTGACTTATCAAATAGGATCAATGGGAATTAGCATG ATGGAGATGACATTTGACCGAGCAGTGCAACTGACTGGGTTGTATGCCTTTACTGAGTATCGAATTGAAATTAGAGCACGAAACTTGTTTACTGTAGAAGGAAGACGACGACCACAGCGTGTATCCTGTTTCACTATGATGGGAA TGCCAAGTATGGTGAGGAATCTAAACGTCACTGCTCATGGCACTGAACTACTGTTTGTGACATGGACAAGACCACTAGTTAATGGATCTGATGATGCCGTCCTATCTTATACCATTTTGGTTGATGGGCAGCTCCTAGCCTTAAATAATGACAGTAATACCAGTATACCTATAACTGACCTCTCTCCTAATACATCTTATACCATTAag GTGTTTGCCAACAACAGTCAGGCAGTTGGTGAAGCAGTACAAGTAGTAGGAACTACTTGGCCATTACCTCCAATACCAGTGGTGATTGAGTCTCAGAACACCTCTATTAAGATACGTATTCCTCTCACTGACATCTACGAGCCTCTTGAGAACCTATCCCTTATT GTGACATCACTATTGGATGGTGAAGTAGTGGTCAATGATAGTATACCAATAGAAGAACCACTACAGCCTCATATTAGGACTATCATCTCATTGACCCCCAATACTCAGTATGCCATCAGGACATATGCTAACTACATGATGACTGGATACAACGCTGATGAGTTACTGTCCATATTCAGTAACTTAACAACCGCACACACATTAG ATGGTGTACCAGATGTACCAGTAGTTAGACTAGTTAACAGTAGTGTTATCATATGGAACAGACCAACTGATAATGGAGAGGAGATCACTAACTATGTGATAAGGATCATAAG TGATGGTGTGGTCAATATGACTAACTTGTCAGCCCTGGCTGATATTGTAACATATGATCTGATGTCACTAATGCTACCTAATGGACTAAGAGCTAACATTAGTGTTAGGGCCATCAACAGTATTGGATCAAGTGAATACTCTGACCCAGTACCATTCATGATACCATCTC ctcaatcatcatcatcatcatcaaggaTTAGTGGTGGAGTAATGGCTGGTATTATTATAGCTTGTATCTTGGCTGGAATATTCCTAATAGTGCTCATCATGGTGTTGTTTA CAGCTTGTTGCTGCCGGAGCAGATCAACCAAAATGGACTTCTATGATTTCCGTGTTGACTTGCCGTATAACAATGAGTTACGAGTTCTTCGAATGAGTCAAATGAGAATGGCCAACAATgatttgtacat GTGTGACTACAGTGAAGAAGATCTTGAAACTCTGCGGCAATTTCCCTGTGAAAAGATCACATTGGATAA GGAGTTGGGTCGTGGAGCATTTGGTGAAGTGTGGGCTGGAACTGCTGAAGACATAATGGGACCAGGAAGTGGTACTCATCATGTTGCACTTAAG ATGTTACAGAAGAATGCAGCTGAAGTGGATAAGAGAAGCTTCCTGTCTGAAGCCTTAGTAATGAGCAACTTCAGCCATCCCAACGTGTTACCAGTACTAGGAGTATGTCTGGATAGTAATCCTTTCTTTTTAATATTGGAGTTGATGGAGGCTGGAGACTTGTTGGCCTTTCTGAGAGGAGCACGTCAGGAGAAC GGTCCTCCATTGCTGACACTTCCTGAACTGGTCAAGATAGCACTTGATGTAGCTAATGGAGCGAGATACCTGGAGACTCAACACTTTGTACACAG GGATCTTGCTGCCAGAAATTGTCTAGTATCCAGTAAGGGACCAGACCGGGTGGTAAAGATCGGAGACTTTGGACTTGCCAGAGATGTCTACCA TTCAGATTATTATCGTAAGGAAGGTCAGGGATTGTTACCAGTGAGGTGGATGGCTCCTGAGTCATTACTAGATGGCAAATTTACAGTGGACAGTGACATCTG GTCTTATGGTATCTTATTATGGGAGATCACTACACTGGGTAGACAACCTTATCCAGCTCGTAGTAATCAGGAAGTGTTCCAGTTTGTGATAGCAGGAGGAAGATGTGATAGGCCAGATAACTGTCATCCTAAACT CTGGTGGTTAATGAAGAACTGTTGGGCTCATCGTCCAGAGGATCGACCAAGGTTCCGCACAACAGTGGACACATTAACAAGACTACATGATAGACTAACAAGAGAAGGTAGTATGATATCAGATCAGTTGTATAGTGAGGAGGAGAGTGAAGAGGATTATGAATATGGTGATGATCAGTCCACCACTAACATGACCTACCGGAACACTGTTAGCAGTGGAAG GTCTCTTCGATCATCTATCCGATCTGGAGCATCATTCATAGCAACCGGCATAGCAACACTAACGAGGAGCTCACGACTGATGAATAGCATAAGACACCGGGCCAGTCTTCATCAGTGTGCACCAAATGGAATCATCATACAAAATAGTACTGATAACTTGCTAGAATCA AAAGATCAAAATGGGTTCAGAGAAGTTGGACCATTTTAA